The genomic stretch CTTTGTTCTTTGAATCTCTTGAAGTGAAGAATTTTCAAGATATTTCTATTCAAAATGATGGAACGAATGTTGGTTTGGTAAATGATCATCGGTTTTATAATATGTCTACACAGAATGCAACCTCTTTTTATGCTTCATACGGAGATTACAACGTGGCTAGTGGTATTATGAGAGGATTAAACGGACCAACTTTTTTTGATAGTGTAACAGAATCATTTGTTTACGTGTCTTATGGTAATATAACCAGATTTCCAGCAGTTTCAGGTGATTTGACTTGTAATAACATGAATGCCGATTTATTATGGAGTAGTGTTATTAATTTTAGAGTACAGGGTACAAAGTGGTATGCTTACGCTTTGATGAAGAAACATACAGGGGAAAATCCTTATATGTTGATAAAATTTAGACTAAATTGGGGTGATACAGAAAATCGTGTAGAGCAAGTTTACATTCTTCCGTCTACGCTTAATTTGGTAACTGCAGAGAGGTGGGCTGTAAATGCAAACTATGGAATTATTTATTTCGTGAAAGATCAAAAATTGTATAGATATAGTATAGATAGTGGTAATGAAGAGGTAATTTTAAATATTCCCGCAGGAGAAGAGGTAACTTGTATGCAGCATATTATTTATCCTAATCTGATGTCTGCTGATGATTATGGCTCTGTCATAGATCAATTTGCAGTAGCAACTTATGCTAACGGAAAATACAAAGTGTGGTTGTATGAATTTGATGCCGGAAATTTGAAACCGTTAAGTAAACCTACGTTTGAAGGGAACGGGCGTGTTGCTTGTATAAATTATGTTTCCGGTAATAGTTCTAATTTCTTATTCTAAATTAATTTAAGAATTTTTAGTGTTGTGTAGAGATGATTTAAAGGTACTTGAGGTATACTCTAGTACCTTTAAATTGATCTCTGGGATTTTCATGTATATATATCATTGTAAAAAAAAGAATTATGAATTGTAAATCGATTATTTTATTGATCGTAGTATTACTTTTTTGGGGAAATGCAGAGGCGAGAAAGAAAAAAGGGAAAAAAGTTGAGGAAGTACAAACAGAGAGTGCTTACCGGAAATTTTTTAAAGGTAAAGCGTGTGAGACGGCTAAAGGGATGATAACTCTTCATAAAATGGACGGGAGAGTTTATTTTGAAATTCCATTAGCATTGATGGGACGGGAGATGTTGATGGGATCTACTATTTCGGAAATTACAAATAACGGTTTTGGTAGTGTTGGAGAAAAGCCGAAAGGATTGTTATATATTAGTTTTGTACGTTGTGATTCCGTGATTAGTTTGAAACAGTTGACGGCACAATATGATACAAACGAGGAAAATTTGAAGCAACGTATAAAAGAAAGTACTATTCCTGCAACCATAAAGAACTTCAAGATTACTACTTATAATGAGGATAGTACGGCGGTTGTAATTGATATGACAGATTACTTGGTGAGTGCTGATGAGGCGATTGACCCTTTTTCTCCGTGGGCTCCTATTCTAGCCGGGGGAGAACGTGTGATGGAGAAAGAATTCAGACGAGAAAACTCACAAGTCGTTAGTATCAAGGCATTTGAAGACAATGTAAGTGTAAAATCTTCTTTGACATATGGTTTGAGTCTGAAAAATAAGGTAATGTATATTTTTCAGCGTGAACCTTTCACGGTGGTAATGACTCGTAGTTTTATATTGTTACCGGAACATTCCATGCGTCCACGATTGGCAGATCCGCGTATTGCGATTTTTTCTCAAGGGGTGTCCGCGTTTAATGGGGATAGTAGAGGGGCGCAAGCTCGTTATTATGCACAACGTTGGAATCTGGAACCGAAAGATATGGAACAATACCGGAAAGGTGTTTTGACGGAACCCAAGAAACCGATCGTGTTTTATGTTGATAATACGTTTCCTGAGAATTGGAAAAAATATATTAAAGAAGGTGTAGAAGTGTGGCAGATGGCATTTGAGAAAATCGGTTTTAAGAATGCGATTGTAGCTAGAGATTTTCCGGTGGATGACGTTACTTTTGATCCGGATAATTTGAAATATTCTTGTGTACGTTATTCGCCTTCTTGGGTAGCTAATGCAATGGGACCTTCTTGGACGGATCCGAGAACGGGAGAGATTATTAATGCTTCTGTATATTTGTATCATAACTTGGTGAAGATGGTACAGAATTGGAGGTTTATTCAAACCGGTCCGGCAGATGCGAATGTGAGAAAAATAGTATTTGATGAGGAGACGTTGGGCGAGTGTATCCGGTATGTTGTATCACATGAAATTGGGCATTGTTTAGGATTTATGCATAATATGGCGGCTTCATCGGCAATTCCGGTGGATTCGTTACGTTCTCCTTCTTTTACTCAAAAATACGGGACTACTTATTCAATTATGGATTATGCACGTAATAATTATGTGGCTCAACCGGGAGATAAAGAGAAAGGAGTAAAATTGACTCCTCCGGATTTGGGTTTGTATGATTTGTTTACTGTTGCTTGGTCATATACCCCACTGCCGGAAGCAAAAACATCCGAGGAAGAGGTTCCAGTTTTAGACCGTTGGATCACGGAAAAGTCAGGTGATCCTATTTATCGGTATGGTAAGCAACAAATGTATATGCGACTTGATCCGAGTTCTTTCGAGGAAGACTTGGGTGATGATCCGGTGAAAGCTGCAGGTTATGGGATTCAGAATTTGAAATATGTGCTTGCGCATTTGAGCGAATGGGTAAAAGATACGGATAAAGACTATACATTTCGACAAGGAATTTACAACGAGATTGTTTACCAATATGTGCGCTATTTAAATCATGTGACTTTCAACATTGGAGGAGTTTATTTAAATGAGCGATACGATGGAGACGCTCGTCCCGGTTATCAAGTTGTATCTAATGAAAAACAAGAACGTGCATTACAATTTTTATTAGAGCAAGTGAAAGATTTAACTTGGTTGAACGCCAGGGAGTTGAGAAAAACTATGCCGTTAATGGGAGATGTTACCGGATTTTTGGAAGATGAGATTTTTAAAATACTGACGAATCGGTTGAATGCCGTGGCAATTAACGTGCAACAGGCTACTGAAAAAGATCTGTTGACTCCTGAGGTTTGTATTCATAAGATGTATGATTTCATTTTTGCTCCCACGAAACAAGGTAAATCTCTTTCTGCTGTTGAGAAAAAATTGCAAATAAAATTTGTAGCCCAATTAATCTCAAATTCCGGTGTTGTTGCAAAAGATATGGGTGGACAACCTTTTACTTTGGCAACAGAACGTCAGATGGTTGCTATACCTGAAGCGGTGAAAGCAAAAAGTCGGGAAATGTACGGGGAAATA from Butyricimonas virosa encodes the following:
- a CDS encoding PKD-like family lipoprotein, with the translated sequence MKQINRMIWLFLVSLLPIACFEDDNKYEYVKLDEIVIEGIERSYVRKSHQDILSITPTVTTDADVEYAWELWTSVRTDGIIYKPDTIGREKNLNYEVMEDPGTYYLVFNVKDKKTGVTTVCRSTLNVETLNSTGWYLLKDEEVAGEMYTDYDFIYDGGRIDNWIAFYNNGKKLKGEAVKSIFSSNYSDQLSGGGYNYINVLMPVSKEEVSVLEVSNGIVRLPFESLFFESLEVKNFQDISIQNDGTNVGLVNDHRFYNMSTQNATSFYASYGDYNVASGIMRGLNGPTFFDSVTESFVYVSYGNITRFPAVSGDLTCNNMNADLLWSSVINFRVQGTKWYAYALMKKHTGENPYMLIKFRLNWGDTENRVEQVYILPSTLNLVTAERWAVNANYGIIYFVKDQKLYRYSIDSGNEEVILNIPAGEEVTCMQHIIYPNLMSADDYGSVIDQFAVATYANGKYKVWLYEFDAGNLKPLSKPTFEGNGRVACINYVSGNSSNFLF
- a CDS encoding zinc-dependent metalloprotease produces the protein MNCKSIILLIVVLLFWGNAEARKKKGKKVEEVQTESAYRKFFKGKACETAKGMITLHKMDGRVYFEIPLALMGREMLMGSTISEITNNGFGSVGEKPKGLLYISFVRCDSVISLKQLTAQYDTNEENLKQRIKESTIPATIKNFKITTYNEDSTAVVIDMTDYLVSADEAIDPFSPWAPILAGGERVMEKEFRRENSQVVSIKAFEDNVSVKSSLTYGLSLKNKVMYIFQREPFTVVMTRSFILLPEHSMRPRLADPRIAIFSQGVSAFNGDSRGAQARYYAQRWNLEPKDMEQYRKGVLTEPKKPIVFYVDNTFPENWKKYIKEGVEVWQMAFEKIGFKNAIVARDFPVDDVTFDPDNLKYSCVRYSPSWVANAMGPSWTDPRTGEIINASVYLYHNLVKMVQNWRFIQTGPADANVRKIVFDEETLGECIRYVVSHEIGHCLGFMHNMAASSAIPVDSLRSPSFTQKYGTTYSIMDYARNNYVAQPGDKEKGVKLTPPDLGLYDLFTVAWSYTPLPEAKTSEEEVPVLDRWITEKSGDPIYRYGKQQMYMRLDPSSFEEDLGDDPVKAAGYGIQNLKYVLAHLSEWVKDTDKDYTFRQGIYNEIVYQYVRYLNHVTFNIGGVYLNERYDGDARPGYQVVSNEKQERALQFLLEQVKDLTWLNARELRKTMPLMGDVTGFLEDEIFKILTNRLNAVAINVQQATEKDLLTPEVCIHKMYDFIFAPTKQGKSLSAVEKKLQIKFVAQLISNSGVVAKDMGGQPFTLATERQMVAIPEAVKAKSREMYGEIPVQYVGIFTNISLPDYNNVKKDWGNVERQGFDFLQPIAIYPVQMSSLYFNMLKRTQVLLRSKQTQGNDDTRMHYKLLLYKIEQALK